The sequence CAAAACTCCTTTGGGAGCCACACTACGAGCCTGCCTAACAAGCTCTCCTCCCGTCTTCCTAACTCCATCGACGTGATTATCCTTGATCAGGACTTGGTCAGAGAGCGACATTCGGTGATTCCTTCCACCCCCTATCCGAACAGCATACTTCTCAAGTTCACGATATCCTGGGGTGGTCTTCCGCGTGTCAAACAGTTCTACATGATGCACCTGAGCTACCAGACTTCGCACATGCGTAGCGATTCCTGAGAGATGTTGAAGAAAGTTAAGAGCCGTTCGCTCGAAAGCAAGAAGATCGCCCAAGTCACCGGCACATGAAGCCACAAGAGTACCAGAACAGACCTCTGTGCCATCTACTACCTTTGCATCTACAACAAGACTTCTTCCCATCAATCTCGCTAATTCATTCAAGACGGGAAGTCCGCATACTACGGCGTCCTGTTTAACTCGAATCTCTCCGTGGGCAGACTGGTTAGTAATACCGACACTCTGTGATGTAACATCGCCAGATGGAAGGTCCTCAGCAATGGCAAGCTCAAGTAATCCTCTGATACTCTCCAGATCTAGACTCTCAGACATAGCTTGTCCTCTCTAGATATCCGCTTTATTCATTAGCCAGATGTGTAGATGGCGAATGATGACCTTGAGTGCCGCAACGGTAGGCACCGCCAAGAATATTCCAAGGAGACCCAGGAGACTACCTCCAGCAATTAATGCCAATATGACCACAAGAGGTGAAAGACCAAGCGTTCCTCCAATGACACGGGGGGTAATGAATGTTCCCTCCAGCATCTGAACAACTGCGTA is a genomic window of bacterium containing:
- the nadC gene encoding carboxylating nicotinate-nucleotide diphosphorylase, producing MSESLDLESIRGLLELAIAEDLPSGDVTSQSVGITNQSAHGEIRVKQDAVVCGLPVLNELARLMGRSLVVDAKVVDGTEVCSGTLVASCAGDLGDLLAFERTALNFLQHLSGIATHVRSLVAQVHHVELFDTRKTTPGYRELEKYAVRIGGGRNHRMSLSDQVLIKDNHVDGVRKTGGELVRQARSVAPKGVLIEIEVRHFEELEEVLHNRPDVILLDNMAQESLEKSIAYIRTHDHSIPIEISGNITKERFEELENLARDYKNLRASMGSLTYGAGWIDFSLIIQMQSL